A window of the Anticarsia gemmatalis isolate Benzon Research Colony breed Stoneville strain chromosome W, ilAntGemm2 primary, whole genome shotgun sequence genome harbors these coding sequences:
- the LOC142986013 gene encoding uncharacterized protein LOC142986013: protein MQIARLDRADLICISAYKFVHTCPRGLTNRAATATQPLENEFARLPLGSIYLTYLERVQLLCGSRAYRTVTMDRFDTELFIDEVEKRPALWDIQCAEYSNKIIRNGAWQELVEIFGENEDSLEKKVLFGVTLQKKWKNIRDAYNKEFKKGKSIPSGSGACKGSKYMYFDRLSFLQKTVENKETTSNIHEAKNEGIQNIDQNQDNFVNAREIQPVPNKRKKTKITSEERLADILENSIESRDKIQRQLQESMSKQDDDDKLFCMSLYKELKKVPENKRLATKIELLQVIQKGQKLPAPIHITSQQNTPNEVFWQNQQYSNPQGYFTGYSTIVPEESPSPLSCNSTDDSQSSIVQNIYSDV from the exons ATGCAAATCGCGCGGTTAGACCGCGCGGATCTTATTTGCATTAGCGCCTATAAATTCGTTCATACCTGTCCGCGCGGATTGACAAACCGCGCGGCTACCGCCACTCAACCGCTAGAAAATGAATTCGCGCGGTTGCCGCTCGGATCTATTTACTTGACGTACCTAGAGCGCGTTCAGTTGCTCTGCGGAAGCCGCGCGTATCGGACGGTGACAATGGATCGCTTCGACACCGAGCTATTCATCGATGAGGTGGAAAAGAGACCTGCTTTGTGGGACATCCAATGTGCAGAATAttccaataaaattattagaaacGGAGCTTGGCAGGAGCTGGTGGAGATTTTTGGAGAAAATGAGGATTCTTTGGAAAAAAAGGTTCTTTTTG GtgtaacattacaaaaaaagtGGAAGAATATACGGGATGCTTATAATAAGGAATTCAAGAAAGGCAAATCAATTCCTTCTGGTTCTGGTGCATGTAAAggttcaaaatacatgtattttgaccGGCTTTCTTTTCTTCAGAAGACAGTAGAAAACAAAGAAACGACATCAAACATACATGAAGCCAAAAATGAAGGAATTCAAAACATTGACCAAAACcaagataattttgttaatgcACGTGAAATACAACCAGTACCCAATAAAAGGAAGAAGACTAAAATTACTTCAGAAGAGCGATTGGCTGACATATTAGAAAATAGCATTGAATCAAGGGATAAAATACAAAGACAATTACAAGAAAGTATGTCAAAGcaagatgatgatgataagcttttttgtatgtcattgtataaaGAGTTAAAAAAAGTTCCAGAAAATAAGCGTTTGGCTACTAAAATTGAATTACTCCAGGTAATACAGAAAGGGCAGAAATTACCAGCGCCTATTCATATCACGAGCCAGCAGAACACGCCTAATGAAGTATTTTGGCAAAACCAACAATATTCAAACCCACAAGGATATTTTACAGGATATTCTACAATCGTACCAGAAGAGTCTCCATCGCCTTTATCATGCAATAGCACTGACGACTCACAGTCTTCTATAGTACAAAACATATATTctgatgtataa